In Deltaproteobacteria bacterium, the sequence GCAGCAGGTCAAGGGCCCCTTCTACCGCCGCAAGCCGGCTTGATCGACACTGCCTCTCGTCCGTCGCCCCCCTCGCTTCGCAACAGGATCCGATCCATGAGCCAAGACGTCCCCGCCAACCTTCGCTACACCAAGGAACACGAGTGGGCCCGCCGCGACGGCGACGTGATCGTCGTCGGCATCACCGCCCACGCGGTCGAGCAACTCGGCGACATCACGCTGGTGACCTTGCCGTCCATCGGCACCAAGGTCGGCGCCGGCGATCGCTTCGGCGACGTCGACTCGGTGAAGGCGGTGTCGGAGCTCTACGCGCCCCTCGCGGGTGAGATCGTGGCCAAGAACGCCGACCTCGACGCGACCCCGGAGCGCGTCAACGAGGACCCCTACGGCGCCGGCTGGATGATCAAGATCAAACCCGCCGACGCCGCCGCGTTCGACGGCCTGCTCGACGCCGACGCCTACGGCAAGCTGCTGTAGGCGCGAGAAGGGCCGCCTGTCGGTGTCGACCGCGAGCGCGTGCCCGGACCCCTCGGCGCTGGAGGCCTTCGGACGCGGTGGGCTCGACGCGGCGACCCGTGCCCGCATCGAGCTGCACCTCGACGGCTGCAGCGGCTGCGCCGGCACACTGGCCACGCTGCTGCGACTGTTCGCGTCGGACGACGCGCAGCTGCAGACGACCCTCTCGGAGCCCACGCTCGCCCACGCCGACGGGTCGGCGGTGCCGCTGCAGGTCGGCCGCTACCGCCTGGGTGCGCGCATCGGCGCCGGCGCGATGGGCATGGTCCACGAGGCGGTCGACCCCGAGCTGCACCGGCGGGTCGCGATCAAGCTGCTGCATCCCGGCATCACCGTCGACGTCGAGCTCACGCGCGCACGGATGCTCCGCGAGGCGCGGGCGATGGCGCAGCTGGCCCACGCCAACGTGGTCGCGGTGCACGACGTCGGTCGCGTCGGCGAGCAGGTGTTCGTCGCGATGGAGCTGGTCGACGGCACCACGCTCGCGCGCTGGCTCGAGCAGCGGCAGCGCACGCTGCCAGAGATCCTCGCGATGTTCGTGCAGGCCGGCCGCGGGCTCATGGCCGCGCACGCGGTCGGGCTGGTGCATCGCGACTTCAAGCCCGACAACGTGCTGATCGGCAACGACGGCCGCGCGCGCGTCACCGACTTCGGGCTCGCACGGCCGCTGTCGCAGTGGCTCGAGGCGCCGGGTGCCGACGGCGTGCTCGACCACGACGGTGCCACCGGGCCCAGCCGCAGCGCGCCGCTCGGCGCGACCGTGGCGAGCGCGGTGCTGGCCACGGCACAGGGCTCGATCGTCGGCACGCCGGCGTACATGGCCCCCGAGCAGTGGCGCGGCCTGCCGGCCGATGCCCGCTCCGATCAGTTCGCTTTCTGCGTCGCGCTCTACCACGCGTGCTTCGGCGCGCGCCCGTTCGCCGGCGATGGTGTGTTCGCGCTGGCCGAGTCGGTGCTGCAGGGGCGCCTGCGCCCGCCACCGCGCAGCGCCCCGGCGTGGCTGCGACAGGCGCTCCTGCAGGGGCTCGCGAGCGACCCTGCGGCGCGGCACGCCAGCATGGCCGACCTGCTCGCCGCGCTCGAGCGCGATCGATCCCGACGCATGCGCGCCGCGGGCATGGTCGGCGCGATGGCCCTGGGCGTCGGTGGCACGGTCGCGGTGCTCGCGTGGCTGGGTGGCGTCACCGCGCCCGCGCCGGCCTCGACGCTCGCGCTGCCATCGCCCACCGAGGTCGCGCCGACGACGGTGGAGGGCGCGGCCGCGACGGCGCCCGCGATCGCCCCGACGCCGTCGGTGGACGAGTGCCGTGCCCGCGCGGCCGACCTCGACGGACGGTGGGACGCGCCGCGCCGCGAAGCACTGCGCTCGGCGTTGTCGGCGATGGATGACGGCGCGGCTGTCGTCGCCCGTGTGATGCCGGTGCTCGATCGCTTCGCCGAGACCCACCGCCAGCTCGCGACCGCGGCATGCGACCCGGGCCTCGCGGACGCGCCGGTGCGACTGCGATGCCTGGCGCGGATGCGTGGGCAGCTCGACGCCTTCGTGCAACGAGCGCTCGATCTCCCCCGCTTCCAGGTCGTCGACGCGGTCGCCCACGGCGCGCTGACGCTGCCCGATCCGCGCCGTTGCGGACACGAACGCTGGCTGCGGGCCGAGCCGTCCGCACCGCCGCCGGGCGACGCGGCCGCGATCACCGTGCTCGACGGCGAGCTCGCGGCCGCCGAGGCGTTGGTGCGGCTCGATCGCTACGGCGCAGCCCCGGCCGCGATCGAGGACGTGCTGACGCGCGCACGCGAGCGCGGCTTCACGTCGCTGGCCGGCCGCGCCGAGCTCGCGCTGGGGTTGGCCCACGCCGAGCGCGGTGCGACCGACCTCGCGATCGCACAGCTGGAGGCCGCGGCCACCACCGCGACCGCGGGCCACGACGACACCGTGCGCGTGGCCGCGGCGGTGGCATTGGTCGAGGTGCTCGGGCCAGCGGCGCTGCGCCCCGTCGACGCCGGGCGGTGGGCCGACGCCGCCGCGGCGATCGTCGCCCGCATCGACGACGCGACCCTGCGTGGCGAGCTCGCGCTGGCCCGCGGGCTCGAGCGTGCGGCGTTGTCGGACCCGCTGGCTGCGGTGGCCTCGCTCGATGCGGCCACCGACGCGTTGCGCACGGCCGTCGGCGAGGACCACCCCACGTTCGCGCGCGCCCGGCTGGCGCGGGCCGCCGCCGCGCTGGTGCTCGACGACCCCGCGACCGCGCGCCGCGAGAGCGACGACGCGGTGGCCTCGCTCGCCCGCAGCGTCGGTCCTGAGGATCTGCGCTACGGCGCTGCGCTGGCGGTGCAGGCCCGCGTGCGACTCGTCACCGGCGACGCGACCGAGGCCCAGCGCGCGATCGAAGCCGCCATCTCGATCGCGTTCCCGTCGGAGTCGCTGCGCCACGACTTCGATCGCGGGCGTTGGCTCGGTGTGCAGGGCGAGATCCAGCGCAGCCGCGGCGACCTCGACGCGGCCGCCAAGTCGTTCGAGGACGCGATGATCTACCTGTATGTCGAGCCCGAGAAGGCGCTGCCGCTGTCATGGCAGGGGGCGCTGGCGATCGAGCGCGGCGCCACGACCGACGGCCTCGCGCGACTCGACGCCGCGCTCGCGGCCGCGATCGCAGGCCTCGGCGAGGACGATCCACGCCTGGTGCCGTTGCTGTCGGACATCGGCCGCGCGCAGCGTCGCGCCGGCGCCACCGCGGCCGCCCGCCGCAGCTTCGAGCGCGCCGTCGGGCTCGCCGAGGCCCACTTCGGCTTTGCGCCCGCGACCGCGCTCGCGCAGTGGGACCTCGCGGAGCTCGAGCGCGCCGACGGCCACGACGCGCGCGCGCTCGAGCTGTTCGACGACGTCTACGTGCCGTTGGTCGGCGCGTTTGGTCAGCACCACTGGCGCGTCCGCGAGAGCACGCTCGCGCGGGCCGATCTCGCCTGGGCGCTGGGCCAGCACGAGTACGGCGGCCGCCTCTACGACGCGATCGTGGCCGAGCTCGAGGCCGCCTACGGACCCGCGGATCCACGGGCCCAGCGGGCCCGCTCGCGGCGTCGCCCGGAGCCATGACCGCCGCCGCGGCCACCGGCCGGGGGCGCGGCCGCACGGCTGCTCGGGGGCGCGCCCCGCTCGCGCCCTGCCCGGCCCACGCAGACCCGCGCCGATCGCCCCGCGCGGCCGTCGATCGCGCCCGAACCGGCCGTCGGAAGGTCCCGACGACCATCACGGCGGCCAATCGGATTACGATGCGCCCCGAATGTCCACCACCACCGATGACAAGGCCGCGACGCTGAACCTACCCGACGGTCGCGCAGTGACGCTGCCGATCCGCACGGGCAGCGAGAACGAGCAGGCGCTCGACATCCGCACGCTGCGTGCCGACACCGGCTACATCACGATCGACACCGGGTACATGAACACGGGCTCGACCACGAGCGCGATCACGTACCTCGACGGCGAGCAGGGCATCCTGCGCTACCGCGGCTACCCCATCGAGCAGCTCGCCGAGCACTCCAACTTCGTCGAGGTCAGCTACCTGCTGATCCACGGGCGGCTGCCGACCGAGACCGAGCTGGTCGAGTTCCGCCGGCAGCTGACGCGGCACAGCCTCATCCACGAGGACATGCTGCACTTCTTCGCCGGCTTCCCGCCGACCGCCCACCCCATGGCGGTGTTGTCGGCGATGGTCACCTCGCTGTCGGCCTACTACCCCGACTCGATGGACCCCAAGCTGCTCGACCTGCACATCACGCGGCTGCTGTCGAAGGTGCGGACCATCGCGGCGTTCTCCTACAAGAAGTCGATCGGCCAGCCGATCGTCTACCCCAAGAACGCGCTGCGCTACTGCGGCAACTTCTTGCACATGATGTTCGCGGTGCCCTCGGAGGAGTTCGAGGTCTCGCCGGTGCTGGAGAAGGCGCTCAACCAGCTGCTCATCCTCCACGCCGACCACGAGCAGAACTGCTCGACCTCGACGGTGCGCATGGTCGGCAGCTCCGGCGCCAACCCCTACGCGGCGGTGGCCGCGGGCATCCTCGCGCTGTGGGGCCCGCTGCATGGCGGCGCCAACCAAGAGGTCATCGAGATGCTCGAGGGCATCCGCGACGACGGTGGCGACTACAAGAAGTTCCTCGACGACGTGAAGAACAAGCGCGGCAACCGGCGCCTGATGGGCTTCGGCCACCGCGTCTACAAGAACTACGATCCGCGCGCGAAGATCCTCAAGGCGATGGCCGACGAGGTGCTCGACTTCCTCGGCGTCGACGATCCGTTGCTCGACCTCGCCAAGGAGATCGAGGCGGTCGCGCTGCGCGAGGACTACTTCGTGTCGAAGAAGCTCTATCCCAACGTCGACTTCTACAGCGGCATCCTCTACCGCGCGATGGGCTTCCCGACCGACATGTTCACCGTCATGTTCGCGATCGGACGCCTGCCGGGCTGGATCGCCCACTGGAAGGAGATGGTGCAGGACCCGGGCACGAAGATCGCCCGGCCGCGCCAGATCTACACCGGTGAGAACGAGCGGCAGTACGTGCCGATCGATCAGCGCAGGTAGAGCGGGCGCGGGCGCGGGCGCGACGTGCTCGCGCGCCCGCTAGCGCTTCTTCTCGCAGGCCTCGATGGCGTCGGTGCTCTCGGCATCGCGGATGCACTTGAGGCGGTTCACCCACGGCAGCCGGCCGAACTCCGGTGCCTTCGAGTACTCGGCGACGCACTGCGTCATGAGCTCGGCCGGGATTTCGGCGCCGGTCTCCTTCTTCATGACCTTGGCGACGTTGTCACAGACGTCCTTGGCATCGGGGGCCTTGAGCCAGCCGAACCAGAACACGAAGATGGCGAGACCGAGCGCGCCGAAGATGTAACCGAGGATCTTGAGGGCCTTCATGGGTGGGTTCCTTTCGGGGTCGGGGCCACCAGACGGGGGTCGTCGCCAGGTGTCGCGCGGGGTGGTGTCGATTTTTTTCGATCGGCCTCGAGCGGCGGTGCGCGCTACCTTGGGGCGCGATGCCAGCTGCGCCCGACCTGCGCGATGCCCTGCTGACGACCCTCGCGCCGGGGTTGGCGCAGCGGGTCGCCGCGTGGCCCCCGTTGGCGGCCGCGCTCACGCAGCTGTGGGCCGACGCGACCGCTGCGGTGCCGTCGCTGGCGACCCTCGACGGGGCCGCGGCGCGCCTGGGTGCGCAGCTGGCCCAGGGCCTCGACGACGACGCCGAGCCCGCGCAGGCCTTCGCGGCGATCCACGTGGCCGACCTCGCGCTGGCGTGCGCGTGCGCGGCCGGGGATCGCGACGCACTCGTCGCATTCGAGCACGACTTCGGCCGCGAGCTCGACATCGCCTACGCGCGCACCGGCGGCCACGGGCTCGCGGCCGACGACTTCCGCCAGCGCGTGCATGAGCGACTGTTCGTGGCGCCGCCGGGCGAGCCCGCGCGCATCGCCGGCTACGGCGGTCGCGGCTCGCTGCGAAGCTGGGTGCGCGTCGCCGCCACGCGGGTGCTCATCGATCAGGCCCGCCGCGCCGCGCCCGTCGACGCGCCCGCCCGCGACGAGCGCCTGTTCGATCGCGCCGCCGGCCCGGACGACGCCGAGCTCGACTACATGCGCCGCAGCTACGGCCCCGCGCTCGGCGAGGCCATGCGCGAGGGCCTCGCGGCCCTGAGCCCGCGCCAGCGCAACCTGCTGCGGCAGCGGTACCTGCACGGGCTCGGCTGCGATCGACTCGCGACCATGTACGGGGTCCACCGCGCGACCGCGTTCCGCTGGCTCGAAGAGGCGCGCACGCAGCTGTTCGCGAACCTCCGCACCGCGCTGGGCCAGCGGCTGCAGATCGCCGAGCACGAGCTCGACGCGGTGATCGATCTGCTCGCCAGCCGCGTCGACGTCAGCGTGCGACGCCTGCTGCAGTCCCGCATCGAGCCGTCGTGAGGACGATGTCCGGCGCCCTCGCGATCGTCGTCACCGAGGCCGAGCTGCGGGCACAGCCGCATCGCTGGCACCTGCGGCGGATCGAGGTGCGCGGGGTGTGGCACCTGGGGTTCGAGCAATCGCCCCTCGCCGCGCGCTGGGCCGGCGACGCGTTTCGCGGTGGTGCTGCCGGGGCATCGCCTCGACGCCCCCGCGCGTCGCTTCGCCGCTATCCTGCGAGGATGCGACGCCACGCCCTCGCCCTGCTCACGGTCCCACTCGCGAGCGGCTGCTACCAAGGCGCCGCGACGGACACCGGCGACGGTGGCACGTCCACCGGCGAGGCCACGACGACCGCCACGACCGCGTCGAGCACCACGGCGCCGGGCAGCAGCACCACCGCGTCCACGACCACCGACGCCGGCACCACCACCGGCGTCGGTCCCGGCGACAGCAGCGGCGACGACGGCAGCGGCGGCGGCTCGAGCTCGACCGGCTACGACCCCGGGATCGAAGGCGACGGCGACTACGAGATCGGGCCCGACTACGTGGACGCGCCCGAGATCGTGCCCGGCGAGGGGGTGCCGCGCGGCGACATCTACCACTTCACGATGGACTCGGCCGACAGCGCGATCTTTCCCGGCGTGACCGGACCGTACACCCGCGACGTCTGGGTCTACGTGCCGCAGCAGTACGAGGACGGCACCGCGGCGCCGTTCATGCTCGTGCAGGACGGCGGTGGCTACCGCGACCTCACCAGCGCCACGCTCGACACCTTGATCGACGCTCAGGAGCTGCCGGCGATGATCGGCATCTTCATCAACCCGGGGCCCGGCGACGGCATGGGCAGCGAGCGAGGTCTCGAGTACGACCGCGTGTCCGAGGACTACACCAACTTCATCGAGACCGAGGTGCTACCGATCATTGCGCTGCAGCCCGAGATCGCCGCGGCCCACCCGGGGCTCGCGTTCACCGACGACCCGTGGGGCCGCGCGACCATGGGTGGCAGCTCGGGGGGCGCGTGCGCGTTCACGATGGGCTGGCTGCGGCCGGATCTCTACCGCCGCATCCTCACCTACTCCGGCACGTTCGTGCGCCAGCACTCGAGCGACGACTACCCCAACGGCGCGTGGGAGTACCACGAGCACCTCATCGCCGAGGGCGACGAGCTGCCGCTGCGGGTGTTCCTCGAGGTCGGCGAGAACGACCTGAACCTCGACGGCAACTTCGGCGACGGCATGCACGACTGGGTCGCGGCCAACTACGCCATGGCGGCAGCGCTGGCGGCCAAGACCTATCACTACCGCTTCGTGTTCGCGCAGGCCGCCGGCCACGTCGACGGTCGCGTGCTGCGACAGACCCTGCCCGAGACGCTGCGCTGGCTGTGGCGCGGCTACCCGGTGGATTGACGCCCGCGCGCCGGTGCAGCTGCGCCTGTGCGCCCGGGCCTGCGGCGGCACGGGCGGCCGCGCGGTGCCGATCTCCGTGAGGTCGCGCGCGAGCGCGAGGGCGCGGAATCAGGCTCGGCGCGCGAGTGCGTGGTCGCGGTGCGCCCGCACGTGCCGTCGACGATCGCTCGGCACACCGCGGCGTTGCGCCCCACGCATGTGGGCGGCGCCGGCTCGCGAGCACCCTCCAGCCTCCAGCGTCGCGCGTGCCCGGGCGCGCGCCGCCAGGGGATTCGTCCGGCGGCGCAAAGGAAGCCATGGCTTTTCCGCCTCAAACCCACTAAATCTGGAGTTCGAACGACGTTGAGCTCGGACCGTCCGGCAGCGCGATCGGGACCCGCCGTCATGACCCTCGCCAACTTCGCGCAACCCGATGTCACGTTGAGGCTCGACCTCGACGGCATCATCCGACGCGCCGACCTGTCCGAGGCGATGGGGGGCGAAGGTCTCGAGGCGTGGGTGGGTCGGCCGTGGGCGGAGACCGTGACCGAAGGCGGCAACGCCCAGGTGCTGCGCATGCTCGACGACGCCCGAACCAGCGGCCTGTCGTCGTTCCATCAGGTGCGACAGCGCTTCCCGAGTGGCCTCGAGATCGCGCTGGAGTACGCCACCGTGCGGCTCGGCGAGGGCGGACTGATCGCGATCGGTCGCAGCCTCGAGGTGGTGTCCGAGCTGCGCGCGCGCTTCCTCGCCACCCAGACCTCGATGGAGCGCGATGCCTGGCGCCTCCGCGAGGTCGAGACTCGCTACCGGCTGCTGTTCGACGCGTCGGCCCAGCCGGTGCTGCTGATCGACGCCAACGACACGCGCGTGGTCGAGGCCAACCCGGCCGCGGTGCGGGCGCTCGGCCGGGTCAGCGACCTGCGACTGCTGCCCGAGCTCGCCGACGACGATCGCGATGGCTTCGCGGCGACGCTCGAGCGGGTGCGCGAGCAGGGCAAGGCGCCTGGCGTCGTGGTGCACCTCGGACCCCATCGGCAGCCGTGGTTGGTGCGGGCCTCGCTCGTCGATGCCGGCTCGTCCGCGACCTTCGTGCTGCAGCTGTCGCCGACCGCGGCGACGCTCGAGCGCAGCGAGGGCCTGCCCGTCGAGGAGCTCATCGCGCGGCTGCCCGAGGGCTTCGTGGTCGTCGACGGTGAGGGTGTGATCCGCATGGCGAATCGTGCCTTCCGCGAGCTCGTGGCGCAGCCCGCCGATCCCGCGCTGGTGGGCCAACCCGTCGATCGCTGGCTCGCGCGGCCTGGGGCCGACCTCGTGGCGATCCGCGATCACGTCCACCGCAGCGGCGTGCTCAGTGGGTTCGCGAGCGCGTTGCGCCGCGCGAGCGGTGAGATCGAGGTCGAGCTGTCGGCCGTGACCACCGGCGAGTTCGTCGGCATCCTCGTGCGTCGGCGCAGTCGTTCGCTGCCCGCAGGCGCCCGCTCGGGGCCCGAGGCCAAGGCGTTGCTCCGCGAGATGGTGCAGGAGGCGGTCGCCTCGGTCGAGCAGAGCTGCATCGACGCGGTCGAGGAAATCGGACAGAGCGAGCGCGAAAGGGCTGCGCAGCTCCTGGCCATGCGACGCCGCGACCTCCACGACAAGCTCACCCGTCAGGCGTCGGAGACGGGGGCCGCCAACGACGAGCCCGATCCGACGCCGGGCGATGACTGACGCGCTCCACGACGGACACGAGCCGGCCTTCGGTGAGGCGGACCTCTCCAATTGTGAACGCGAGCAGATCCACCTCGCGGGCTCGATCCAGCCCCATGGTGCGCTGCTGGTGGTGCGCGAGCCCGAGCTGCTGGTGGTGCAGGCCAGCGCCAACGCGCAGGCATTCCTGGGCCTCGTCGCCCCCCCGCTCGGTGCAAGGCTCGAACAACTGTGCCCCGACCTCGCGGCCCGCATCCGCGCGCACCTGGGCGATGCCCTCGACGTGCTGCCGGTCGCGGTGCGTTGTCGCGTCGGCGATCCGCCCACCGAGTTCGACGGCCTGCTGCACCGCCCGCCGGCCGGCGGACTGATCATCGAGCTCGAGCGGGCCGGCGCGGCGGTCGAGCTCGCTGGCGCGTTCGAGCAGGCCTTGCAGCGCATCGTGGCGTCGGCCTCGGTCCGCGTGCTGTGCGACGAGACCGCGCGGATCTTCCGTGGCATCACCGGCTACGACCGCGTCATGGTCTATCGCTTCGACGACGAGGGTCACGGCGAGGTGCTGTCCGAGCAGAAGGAGCCCAAGCTCGACCCGCTGCTCGGCAACCGCTATCCGGCCTCGGACATCCCGCAGATCGCCCGCCGGCTGTATGAGCGCAACCGCGTGCGCGTGCTGGTCGACGTCGAGTACGAGCCGGTGCCGATCCTGCCGCGGCTGTCACCGTTGACGGGTGGCGAGCTCGACATGTCGCTGTGCTTCACGCGCAGCATGTCGCCCATCCACATCCAGTACCTCAAGAACATGGGCGTGTGCGCGACGCTGGTGGTGTCACTGCTGGTGGGCGAGCGGCTGTGGGGCTTGGTCGCCTGTCATCACTACCAGCCGCGCATCTTCCAGTACGAGCTGCGCGGGGTCTGCGAGCTGCTCGCCGAGGTCGTCGGCACCCGCATCGCCGCGCTCGAGAGCTTCGCCCAGTCCCAGGCCGAGCTCACCGTGCGCCGGCTCGAGCACCGCATGGTCGAGACCATCTCGCGCGACGGCGACTGGCGCAGCGCGTTGTTCGACAGCGCACAGTCGATCCTCGAGCCGGTCGGCGCCAGCGGTGCCGCGCTGCTGCTCGAGGACCAGGTCATGACCACCGGCGAGGTGCCCAGCACCGATCAACTGCGCGAGATCGGTCGCTGGCTCGATCGCAAGGGCCTGGGCGAGAGCGGCGGGCCTGGCCTCTTCGCCACCGCGGCGCTCGCACTCGACGAGCCCGCCTTCGCGCCGCTGACGGGGGTCGCGAGCGGACTGGTCGCGGCCACGGTGTCGAACCAAGCCGGCGAGTACTTGGTGTGGTTCCGGCCCGAGCAGGTGCGCACGGTGACCTGGGGCGGCAACCCGTTCAAGCCGGTGATGATCGGCAACAGCCCCTCGGATCTGTCGCCTCGCCGCTCGTTCGCCAAGTGGCATCAGCTGGTCGAGGGTACCTCCGAGCCGTGGTCGCCGGCGTCGCTGACGACGGCGCGGCTCATCGGCGACACCGTCACGGACGTGCTGGTGCAGTTCCGATCGGTCAGCATGCTGATCGCACAGCACCAGCTCGACTTGGTGCGCGGTCAGGTGCAGAGCTCCGATCAGGCGGTGATCGTCGCCGACGCCGACACCCGGCTGCTGATGACCAGCCAGGCCTTCGAAGCGCTGCTGCCCGCGGGAGCGGTCCAGCTCGAGCGACTCGAGGATCTTCCGCGGCTCTTCCACAGCCCCATGAAGGTGCTCCGACGGCTGCACGAGCTGGTGTCGCGGGCGCAGACCTGGCGCGGCGAGGCCGAGCTCATCACCCAAGACGGCGGTGCGCGTCCGGTGCTGGTCCGTGCCGATCCCGTGTTCTCCGCGCCGCGCAAGGTGCTCGGGTTCGTGGTGGTGTTGTCGGACATGAGCGAGCGCAAGGCGGCGGATGCGGCCCGGCGGCGCCTGCAGGAGCGCATCGTCGAGACCCACCGATTCTCGGCTGGACGACTGTCGTCGCGCGCCGACCTGATCTACCAGCGCCTGCTCTCGTCGGTGGTCGAGAACGCCCAGCTCGCCGCACTCGAGATCACCGACGGCGTCGAGGTCTCGCGCATGGCCGAGCTCGTCGACAGCGTGCGCAGCTCCGTCGAACGATCGGCACAGCTGCTCGAGCTGCTGCTGCAGCACTCGGCGAGCCTGGATCGCGACTGACGGCCGCTCACGCGGGCTTGTGGGCGACGCAGATCTGGCCCTGCTGCCATGGCTCGAGCCACTGCGGCTCGTGCGTCGCCAGCATCGCGTCGCGATACTCCGGCCGCTGCGCGTCGTGCAGCACCAGCACACCGCCGGGCACCAGCAGCTCCCAGCCGGCCGCGATGCAGAAGCTCCGCGCGCGACCGTCGACCAGCACGAAGTCGAAGCGCTCGCCGAGGCTGCCGGGCTTCTCGACGTAGCTGCGCATGAGCGCGGGCTCCCGCTCACAGCGCAGGTGGAACGCCGACAACAGCTCGCGGCCGCGCTTGGGGCCCTCGCGCGAGACGTCCGGCGGCGCGACGTCGGACTCGACCAGGAAGAGCGACAGCCGCGGGTCGTCGATCTTCGCCCGCACGCGCTCGTACCAGCCGCGATCGTTCTCGACCGAGACCATGCGCTCGATGCTGGGGAAGCGCGTCAGGAACATGTGGGTCGAGCCGCCCGAGCCCCACTCGAGCACGCGCTTGGGCGCGAGCTTGGTCACGACTGCGGTGAGCTGCGCGAGCTCGTCGTCGTGCATGTAGACGCGCGGCGCCGCATCGGCCGACTCGCGTCCGAACAGGCGATTGCCGATCTCTTCGAGCCAGCCCATGGATGCGCGCGACCGTAGCGGAGCACGCGGCGCCGGACAAGCCGGGCGCCCGCAACGCGGACCGCTCGCGTGATGCTCGACACGCGGCCCCGTCAGGCCGCCCGCACGCGACCCCATGCTAGCCTCGGCGCCGATGCTCTGCCGCGGGCCCCTCGTGCGACCGCAAGGCGCGGCCGCGGCCCGCCGAGGCCGGTCGATGGCACCGACACTGCTCGCCGCGTTGGCGCTCGCGGTCGTGGGGCTGGGTGCGACCGCGACGGCGCGCGCCGAGCCCGAGCACCGCGGGCCCGAGGAGGACCTCGGCTCCGAGCTGCCGCCGGGCGGCCGCGTGCTGCTGCCCGAGCGGCTCGACGTGCGCCGCAGCGCCAAGGGATCCGATCGCAGCGCCGCACCGCCGGGCTCGTCGGAGGCGCTGGCCGAGCTGGGCCTGCGCAGCGGTCGTGACGGTCGCCTGGTCTACACCGACGGCGCCGGTCGCTTCACCGCGATCATCGATCACGACGGCACGGTGTTCTTCGGCGATCGCTACCGCCGGCCGCACCGTCGCAATCGCCAGCGCGGCCGCGGCCTGGGTCGCCCGCCCGAGGGCGCGCGCGGCTACAACCCGTTCATCGGCCTGCGCGTGCCGGGCCCCAGCGAGTGGGCGATCCGAGCGACGCGGCGTGACCCCGCGGCCTCGGCCAAGGCGCAGTTCCTCACGCGCACCGAGCCGCTGCGACGCAGGCTCGCGACCGCGGCGATCCGCGCGAGCTTGCAGCAGCGCCTGCACGCGCTGCCCGGCGAGCTCGCGGCGATCTGGTCCGCGCCGCAGTGGTCGCCGGCG encodes:
- a CDS encoding protein kinase, with product MSTASACPDPSALEAFGRGGLDAATRARIELHLDGCSGCAGTLATLLRLFASDDAQLQTTLSEPTLAHADGSAVPLQVGRYRLGARIGAGAMGMVHEAVDPELHRRVAIKLLHPGITVDVELTRARMLREARAMAQLAHANVVAVHDVGRVGEQVFVAMELVDGTTLARWLEQRQRTLPEILAMFVQAGRGLMAAHAVGLVHRDFKPDNVLIGNDGRARVTDFGLARPLSQWLEAPGADGVLDHDGATGPSRSAPLGATVASAVLATAQGSIVGTPAYMAPEQWRGLPADARSDQFAFCVALYHACFGARPFAGDGVFALAESVLQGRLRPPPRSAPAWLRQALLQGLASDPAARHASMADLLAALERDRSRRMRAAGMVGAMALGVGGTVAVLAWLGGVTAPAPASTLALPSPTEVAPTTVEGAAATAPAIAPTPSVDECRARAADLDGRWDAPRREALRSALSAMDDGAAVVARVMPVLDRFAETHRQLATAACDPGLADAPVRLRCLARMRGQLDAFVQRALDLPRFQVVDAVAHGALTLPDPRRCGHERWLRAEPSAPPPGDAAAITVLDGELAAAEALVRLDRYGAAPAAIEDVLTRARERGFTSLAGRAELALGLAHAERGATDLAIAQLEAAATTATAGHDDTVRVAAAVALVEVLGPAALRPVDAGRWADAAAAIVARIDDATLRGELALARGLERAALSDPLAAVASLDAATDALRTAVGEDHPTFARARLARAAAALVLDDPATARRESDDAVASLARSVGPEDLRYGAALAVQARVRLVTGDATEAQRAIEAAISIAFPSESLRHDFDRGRWLGVQGEIQRSRGDLDAAAKSFEDAMIYLYVEPEKALPLSWQGALAIERGATTDGLARLDAALAAAIAGLGEDDPRLVPLLSDIGRAQRRAGATAAARRSFERAVGLAEAHFGFAPATALAQWDLAELERADGHDARALELFDDVYVPLVGAFGQHHWRVRESTLARADLAWALGQHEYGGRLYDAIVAELEAAYGPADPRAQRARSRRRPEP
- a CDS encoding enterobactin esterase, encoding MRRHALALLTVPLASGCYQGAATDTGDGGTSTGEATTTATTASSTTAPGSSTTASTTTDAGTTTGVGPGDSSGDDGSGGGSSSTGYDPGIEGDGDYEIGPDYVDAPEIVPGEGVPRGDIYHFTMDSADSAIFPGVTGPYTRDVWVYVPQQYEDGTAAPFMLVQDGGGYRDLTSATLDTLIDAQELPAMIGIFINPGPGDGMGSERGLEYDRVSEDYTNFIETEVLPIIALQPEIAAAHPGLAFTDDPWGRATMGGSSGGACAFTMGWLRPDLYRRILTYSGTFVRQHSSDDYPNGAWEYHEHLIAEGDELPLRVFLEVGENDLNLDGNFGDGMHDWVAANYAMAAALAAKTYHYRFVFAQAAGHVDGRVLRQTLPETLRWLWRGYPVD
- the ppsR gene encoding transcriptional regulator PpsR, with amino-acid sequence MTLANFAQPDVTLRLDLDGIIRRADLSEAMGGEGLEAWVGRPWAETVTEGGNAQVLRMLDDARTSGLSSFHQVRQRFPSGLEIALEYATVRLGEGGLIAIGRSLEVVSELRARFLATQTSMERDAWRLREVETRYRLLFDASAQPVLLIDANDTRVVEANPAAVRALGRVSDLRLLPELADDDRDGFAATLERVREQGKAPGVVVHLGPHRQPWLVRASLVDAGSSATFVLQLSPTAATLERSEGLPVEELIARLPEGFVVVDGEGVIRMANRAFRELVAQPADPALVGQPVDRWLARPGADLVAIRDHVHRSGVLSGFASALRRASGEIEVELSAVTTGEFVGILVRRRSRSLPAGARSGPEAKALLREMVQEAVASVEQSCIDAVEEIGQSERERAAQLLAMRRRDLHDKLTRQASETGAANDEPDPTPGDD
- a CDS encoding citrate synthase, which encodes MSTTTDDKAATLNLPDGRAVTLPIRTGSENEQALDIRTLRADTGYITIDTGYMNTGSTTSAITYLDGEQGILRYRGYPIEQLAEHSNFVEVSYLLIHGRLPTETELVEFRRQLTRHSLIHEDMLHFFAGFPPTAHPMAVLSAMVTSLSAYYPDSMDPKLLDLHITRLLSKVRTIAAFSYKKSIGQPIVYPKNALRYCGNFLHMMFAVPSEEFEVSPVLEKALNQLLILHADHEQNCSTSTVRMVGSSGANPYAAVAAGILALWGPLHGGANQEVIEMLEGIRDDGGDYKKFLDDVKNKRGNRRLMGFGHRVYKNYDPRAKILKAMADEVLDFLGVDDPLLDLAKEIEAVALREDYFVSKKLYPNVDFYSGILYRAMGFPTDMFTVMFAIGRLPGWIAHWKEMVQDPGTKIARPRQIYTGENERQYVPIDQRR
- the gcvH gene encoding glycine cleavage system protein GcvH, whose product is MSQDVPANLRYTKEHEWARRDGDVIVVGITAHAVEQLGDITLVTLPSIGTKVGAGDRFGDVDSVKAVSELYAPLAGEIVAKNADLDATPERVNEDPYGAGWMIKIKPADAAAFDGLLDADAYGKLL